One genomic segment of Amycolatopsis sp. Hca4 includes these proteins:
- a CDS encoding amino acid ABC transporter permease, giving the protein MTVHTEPEATTGRTPPAELTTVPLRHWGRLVSAAIALTALIGLIGSLAKNPNVHWDIVGQYLFDGLVFRGLATTLWLTAAAMALGLALGTVIAVLRLSHNPVLSSLGSLFVWFFRGTPLLVQIIFWGYAGALYQRIMIGIPFTHVTFLSVDTNSVLTPAVAALLALGLNEAAYCSEIVRAGIQSVDVGQAEAAHSLGMPPGLTLRRIVLPQAMRVIIPPMGNEVINMLKMTALVSIISAHDLMSNIQDVYAQNYQVIPMLVVAGAWYLALVTLLAGPQSWLERRFGRGTTTAGPGPAARLFAGGLSRRLSRKEDR; this is encoded by the coding sequence ATGACCGTCCACACCGAACCGGAGGCGACGACCGGCCGGACACCGCCGGCCGAGCTGACCACCGTCCCCTTGCGACACTGGGGCCGGCTGGTCTCCGCGGCGATCGCGCTCACCGCCCTGATCGGACTGATCGGCTCCCTGGCGAAGAACCCGAACGTGCACTGGGACATCGTCGGGCAGTACCTCTTCGACGGCCTGGTCTTCCGCGGGCTCGCCACCACGCTCTGGCTCACCGCCGCCGCGATGGCGCTCGGCCTGGCGCTGGGCACGGTGATCGCCGTGCTCCGGCTGTCGCACAACCCCGTGCTCAGCAGCCTCGGCAGTCTCTTCGTCTGGTTCTTCCGCGGCACGCCGCTGCTGGTCCAGATCATCTTCTGGGGCTACGCCGGCGCGCTCTACCAGCGCATCATGATCGGCATCCCGTTCACCCACGTGACGTTCTTGAGCGTGGACACCAACTCCGTGCTGACCCCGGCCGTCGCCGCGCTCCTCGCGCTCGGGCTGAACGAAGCGGCCTACTGCAGCGAAATCGTGCGGGCGGGCATCCAGTCCGTCGACGTCGGCCAGGCCGAGGCCGCGCACTCCCTGGGCATGCCACCGGGCCTGACCCTGCGGCGGATCGTGCTGCCCCAGGCGATGCGCGTGATCATCCCGCCGATGGGCAACGAAGTGATCAACATGCTGAAGATGACGGCACTGGTCTCGATCATCTCCGCCCACGACCTGATGTCGAACATCCAGGACGTCTACGCCCAGAACTACCAGGTCATCCCGATGCTGGTGGTGGCGGGCGCGTGGTACCTGGCGCTGGTCACCCTGCTGGCCGGGCCGCAGTCGTGGCTGGAACGGCGGTTCGGCCGCGGCACCACGACCGCCGGACCGGGCCCCGCGGCCCGGCTGTTCGCCGGCGGGCTGTCCCGCCGGCTCTCGCGAAAGGAAGACCGATGA
- a CDS encoding carbohydrate ABC transporter permease, with protein MSEAGRLAALLLSPTFVVLALAVGYPLVSALRESLYQSGQAVDADGFVVQGDQFAGLDNYTGIFGGPAAARFWNAFGNTTLFTGVTVTLEVVIGVAMALVMHQALRWRGVVRASILVPWAIPTAVSAILWRWIFQADGVANAIIGHQVLWTTEGWQAKFAVIIADTWKTAPFIGLLVLAGLQVIPREVYEAARVDGAGAVRQFRSITLPLIRPILAVAVLFRVLDSLRMFDLPFVLVGNRKESVETLTMLAWDEASNLRFGPAAAYATVLFLYVAAVALVFVKLLGADVIGEARDRTRRRRRRPAPAPAHEPVPEVVPV; from the coding sequence GTGAGCGAAGCCGGACGGCTCGCCGCCCTGCTGCTGTCGCCGACTTTCGTGGTGCTCGCCCTGGCCGTCGGCTACCCGCTGGTTTCGGCCCTGCGGGAGTCGCTCTACCAGTCGGGGCAGGCCGTCGACGCCGACGGTTTCGTCGTTCAGGGCGACCAGTTCGCCGGTCTGGACAACTACACCGGCATCTTCGGTGGTCCCGCGGCGGCCCGGTTCTGGAACGCCTTCGGCAACACGACGCTGTTCACCGGTGTCACCGTCACCCTCGAGGTGGTCATCGGCGTGGCCATGGCGCTGGTCATGCACCAGGCGCTGCGCTGGCGTGGCGTGGTGCGGGCGAGCATCCTGGTGCCGTGGGCCATTCCCACGGCGGTCTCGGCGATCCTGTGGCGGTGGATCTTCCAGGCCGACGGGGTCGCGAACGCGATCATCGGCCACCAGGTGCTCTGGACCACCGAAGGCTGGCAGGCGAAGTTCGCCGTGATCATCGCCGACACGTGGAAAACCGCGCCGTTCATCGGGCTTCTGGTGCTCGCCGGCCTGCAGGTGATCCCGCGCGAGGTCTACGAGGCCGCGCGGGTGGACGGCGCCGGAGCGGTGCGGCAGTTCCGGTCGATCACCCTGCCGCTGATCCGGCCGATCCTCGCGGTGGCGGTGCTGTTCCGCGTCCTGGACTCGCTGCGGATGTTCGACCTGCCGTTCGTCCTCGTCGGCAACCGCAAGGAGTCGGTGGAGACGCTGACGATGCTGGCCTGGGACGAGGCCAGCAACCTGAGGTTCGGCCCGGCGGCGGCCTACGCCACCGTGCTGTTCCTGTACGTGGCCGCCGTCGCACTCGTGTTCGTGAAACTGCTGGGCGCCGACGTCATCGGCGAGGCGCGCGACCGGACCCGCCGGAGACGCCGCCGGCCCGCTCCCGCGCCGGCCCACGAGCCCGTTCCCGAGGTGGTTCCGGTATGA
- a CDS encoding glycogen debranching N-terminal domain-containing protein translates to MTGSSTSLHSLITVLNAPSVVCSHPDGHLSGRGASGWFSHDVRVLALLEFAIADVPTVSVGHELQRPSAAVFHAVARESESHSRDATLLLEHRRQVHPATLAERLTVTNFDSRRTLTISLRVATDFAGMDAVKAGRTLAAVPPVVDDRIRWQEERASAVLRTEPAGIAEVDADSVTELTWQLELGTGESWHLDVTVAATFGPSEFDQRPAARAPQWTVGPDVPAPVAESLEDLRALLLADPDSPDDVYLAAGAPWYLTLFGRDSLWAARLLLPLGGHLAAGTLRTLARRQGVRYDPHTEEQPGKILHEVRAAPIDTGQVRLGSRYYGTIDATPLWICLLREAWHAGLPAEEVERLLPHLLAAMSWLTGTDADPDGDGLIEYRPSAAGGLTHQGWKDSHDAFLHDDGRHPRAPLALCEAQGYAYAAARAAVELGQAFRRPEVAEWAGWAHRLEQRFRATFWTEDASGRYPAIALDAEKNPVHGATSNMAHLLGTGLLTGEEAALVAHRLGNPDLTTRFGLRTLSSASPLYNPFSYHRGSIWPHDTAIAMTGLAAEGHHDQAGRLAEAVLRTAGHFRGHVPELFALLDDSGAPLAYPAACKPQAWSAAAVVRAEQYLRTR, encoded by the coding sequence GTGACCGGCTCGAGCACGTCGCTGCACAGTCTCATCACCGTGCTGAACGCTCCCTCCGTCGTGTGCTCCCACCCCGACGGGCACCTGTCCGGCCGCGGGGCGTCCGGCTGGTTCAGCCACGACGTCCGCGTGCTCGCGCTCCTGGAGTTCGCGATCGCGGACGTGCCCACCGTCTCCGTCGGGCACGAACTCCAGCGGCCCTCGGCAGCCGTGTTCCACGCCGTCGCGCGCGAGTCGGAGTCCCACTCGCGCGACGCGACGCTGCTGCTGGAGCACCGGCGCCAGGTCCACCCCGCCACCCTCGCCGAACGGCTCACCGTCACCAACTTCGACAGCCGGCGGACCTTGACGATCAGCCTGCGCGTGGCGACCGACTTCGCGGGCATGGACGCGGTCAAGGCCGGCCGGACCCTCGCCGCCGTCCCGCCGGTGGTCGACGACCGGATCCGCTGGCAGGAGGAGCGGGCCTCGGCCGTCCTCCGCACCGAGCCGGCGGGGATCGCCGAGGTCGACGCCGACTCCGTGACCGAGCTGACGTGGCAGCTGGAACTGGGGACGGGCGAATCCTGGCACCTCGACGTCACCGTGGCCGCCACGTTCGGCCCGAGCGAGTTCGACCAGCGGCCCGCGGCCCGCGCTCCACAGTGGACAGTGGGGCCGGACGTGCCGGCCCCGGTCGCGGAAAGCCTCGAGGACCTGCGGGCGCTGCTGCTGGCGGACCCGGACAGCCCGGACGACGTCTACCTCGCCGCCGGCGCCCCCTGGTACCTGACCCTGTTCGGGCGGGACTCGCTGTGGGCGGCCCGGCTCCTGCTGCCGCTCGGCGGGCACCTGGCCGCGGGCACCCTGCGCACCCTCGCCCGCCGCCAAGGCGTCCGGTACGACCCGCACACCGAAGAACAACCCGGCAAGATCCTCCACGAAGTGCGCGCGGCACCGATCGACACCGGCCAGGTGCGGTTGGGTTCCCGCTACTACGGGACGATCGACGCGACCCCGCTCTGGATCTGCCTGCTGCGCGAAGCGTGGCACGCCGGCCTGCCCGCCGAGGAGGTGGAGCGACTGCTCCCCCACCTCCTGGCGGCGATGAGCTGGCTCACCGGAACCGACGCCGACCCCGACGGGGACGGGCTGATCGAGTACCGGCCCTCGGCGGCCGGCGGCCTCACCCACCAGGGGTGGAAGGATTCGCACGACGCCTTCCTGCACGACGACGGCCGTCATCCCCGAGCCCCGCTCGCGCTGTGCGAAGCCCAGGGTTACGCCTACGCAGCCGCGCGAGCCGCCGTCGAACTCGGACAGGCCTTCCGGCGGCCGGAGGTGGCGGAGTGGGCCGGCTGGGCGCACCGGCTCGAGCAGCGCTTCCGAGCGACCTTCTGGACCGAGGACGCATCGGGCAGGTACCCCGCCATCGCTCTCGACGCGGAGAAGAATCCGGTCCACGGCGCGACCTCGAACATGGCGCACCTCCTCGGCACCGGACTGCTCACCGGCGAAGAAGCGGCCCTCGTCGCACACCGGCTCGGCAACCCCGACCTGACGACCCGCTTCGGGCTGCGCACCCTGAGCTCGGCCAGCCCGCTCTACAACCCGTTCAGCTACCACCGTGGATCGATCTGGCCCCACGACACGGCCATCGCCATGACGGGCCTGGCCGCGGAAGGACACCACGACCAGGCCGGCCGGCTGGCGGAGGCCGTCCTGCGCACGGCCGGACACTTCCGCGGCCACGTTCCCGAGCTGTTCGCCCTGCTCGACGATTCCGGCGCACCCCTGGCCTACCCGGCGGCCTGCAAGCCCCAAGCGTGGTCGGCGGCCGCGGTCGTCCGGGCCGAGCAGTACCTCCGCACCCGGTGA
- a CDS encoding ABC transporter substrate-binding protein: MAGPGTTALRVAAMAAVGALAAACGGGSGSGAGATGSAAPALDGRGDITFVTGKDTSNNMQKLVAEWNSGHPGEQVRIVELPESADAQRQQLVQNAQVKSTAYTVLNLDVVWTPEFAANRWVVELPRDQFDLDNFLKPAVQTAEYRDKLYAVPVYSDGGLLYYRKDLLAKAGVAPPKTWDELTAACQKVKALPEAANAGCYAGQFEKYEGLTVNFDEAVHSAGGTIVDDSGKPAVDTPQAKAGLDRLVQGFKSGVIPQKAITYKEEEGRRAFQAGELVFQRQWPYQWALANKTDGSSTVAGKFDVAPLPGAAGPGVSSLGGHNFAISAFAEHKATALDFIKFFTTEQAERSNLLATSQAPTRTKLYDDPELLKQFPYLPTLKASILGAKPRPKAVRYGDVTTAIQEAAYAAISGTKDSAAALKELQTQLGGLLK; encoded by the coding sequence ATGGCTGGACCGGGAACGACCGCACTGCGGGTGGCGGCGATGGCGGCGGTGGGGGCACTCGCCGCCGCCTGCGGCGGCGGAAGCGGCAGCGGGGCGGGGGCCACCGGCAGTGCGGCGCCGGCGCTGGACGGACGGGGTGACATCACCTTCGTCACCGGCAAGGACACCTCCAACAACATGCAGAAGCTGGTGGCGGAGTGGAACTCCGGCCATCCCGGCGAGCAGGTGCGGATCGTCGAGCTGCCGGAGTCGGCGGACGCCCAGCGGCAGCAGCTGGTGCAGAACGCCCAGGTGAAGTCCACCGCCTACACCGTGCTCAACCTCGACGTCGTGTGGACGCCCGAGTTCGCCGCCAACCGGTGGGTGGTCGAGCTCCCGCGTGACCAGTTCGACCTGGACAACTTCCTGAAGCCGGCGGTGCAGACCGCGGAGTACCGGGACAAGCTGTACGCCGTCCCGGTGTACTCCGACGGCGGGCTTCTCTACTACCGCAAGGACTTGCTGGCCAAGGCCGGGGTCGCGCCGCCGAAGACCTGGGACGAGCTGACCGCCGCGTGCCAGAAGGTCAAGGCGCTGCCCGAGGCGGCGAACGCGGGCTGTTACGCCGGGCAGTTCGAGAAGTACGAGGGCCTGACCGTCAACTTCGACGAAGCCGTGCACTCGGCCGGCGGAACGATCGTCGACGACTCCGGCAAGCCCGCCGTGGACACGCCGCAGGCCAAAGCCGGTCTCGACCGGCTCGTGCAGGGCTTCAAGTCCGGCGTCATCCCCCAGAAGGCGATCACTTACAAGGAAGAAGAGGGCCGCCGGGCCTTCCAGGCCGGCGAGCTGGTCTTCCAGCGGCAGTGGCCGTACCAGTGGGCGCTGGCGAACAAGACCGACGGATCCTCGACGGTGGCGGGCAAGTTCGACGTCGCGCCGCTGCCCGGGGCGGCCGGTCCGGGTGTCTCCAGCCTGGGCGGGCACAACTTCGCCATCTCGGCGTTCGCCGAGCACAAGGCGACGGCGCTGGACTTCATCAAGTTCTTCACCACCGAGCAGGCGGAACGGTCCAACCTGCTGGCCACGTCGCAGGCGCCCACCCGGACCAAGCTCTACGACGACCCGGAGCTGCTCAAGCAGTTCCCGTACCTGCCGACGTTGAAGGCTTCGATCCTCGGCGCGAAGCCGCGGCCGAAAGCCGTCCGGTACGGGGACGTGACGACGGCGATCCAGGAAGCCGCGTACGCCGCCATCTCCGGCACCAAGGACAGCGCGGCCGCGCTGAAGGAGCTGCAGACCCAGCTCGGGGGCCTGCTCAAGTGA
- a CDS encoding ABC transporter substrate-binding protein: MKPSAHPGPLAAVAAACLVTTLTGCSPSSTAAPAQQTVAVAGVTISAAADLHDALPAAIRDTGTVRVASDVPYAPFEMFVKEGQPELTGLDYDLGQALGGKLGVKFAFTPQKFDGIVPAIQAGKYDVVMSAITDTKKRQQVLDFVDYSVSGSGILVAKGNPQKIGSLGDLCGKAVAVQVATHQLDLLTAQQAKCPAPISIQTFPKDSDAQLALRSGKVAAEVLTKPAAGWTAKTADGGSAFESVQDPAADGGYDATPNGIGVSKRLPELTDAIQKALQALIDDGTLKKICAAYGVESIAVPKATRNAGAA; this comes from the coding sequence GTGAAACCTTCTGCCCACCCCGGCCCGCTCGCCGCCGTGGCCGCCGCCTGCCTCGTGACCACCCTGACCGGCTGCAGCCCGTCCTCCACCGCAGCGCCCGCCCAGCAGACCGTCGCCGTCGCCGGGGTGACCATCAGCGCGGCCGCGGACCTGCACGACGCGCTCCCGGCCGCGATCCGCGACACCGGGACCGTCCGGGTGGCCTCGGACGTCCCCTACGCGCCCTTCGAGATGTTCGTCAAAGAGGGACAGCCGGAGCTGACCGGCCTCGACTACGACCTCGGCCAGGCCCTCGGCGGCAAACTCGGAGTCAAGTTCGCCTTCACGCCGCAGAAGTTCGACGGGATCGTCCCGGCGATCCAGGCCGGCAAGTACGACGTCGTCATGTCGGCCATCACCGACACGAAGAAGCGGCAGCAGGTCCTCGACTTCGTCGACTACTCGGTCTCCGGCTCGGGCATCCTCGTCGCGAAGGGCAATCCGCAGAAGATCGGCTCCCTGGGTGACCTGTGCGGCAAGGCCGTCGCGGTCCAGGTCGCGACCCACCAGCTCGACCTGCTGACCGCGCAGCAGGCGAAGTGTCCCGCGCCGATCTCGATCCAGACGTTCCCGAAGGACTCCGACGCCCAGCTGGCCCTCCGCTCGGGCAAGGTGGCCGCGGAGGTCCTGACCAAGCCGGCCGCCGGCTGGACGGCCAAGACGGCCGACGGCGGTTCGGCGTTCGAGTCGGTCCAGGACCCCGCCGCCGACGGCGGTTACGACGCGACACCCAACGGGATCGGGGTGTCCAAGCGGCTGCCCGAGCTGACCGACGCGATCCAGAAAGCGCTTCAGGCACTGATCGACGACGGCACGCTCAAGAAGATCTGCGCCGCCTACGGCGTCGAGTCCATCGCCGTGCCCAAGGCGACCCGCAACGCCGGGGCGGCCTGA
- a CDS encoding LysR family transcriptional regulator: protein MTRLGSSAAELDWINLLVFRAVAEELSFTRAATRLRMSVSSVSQRIRRLERSLGAQLLDRDSKSVALTAAGDTTLAAVLEIDAVWASAHRRLAAPAAADRPESYTVGTYRAVHEDMVPLLSAVAGDVPWRLRYYRACADGFADLRRGAVDFLVWETWYGPRVRPRLDLTGFGSADIVRDPVWAIFGAHHPLAGQPVVTWEELCRYDWLTPIDDQRELMVRIFADLSPVRPRLVHDVDDSVHMAGIHAFSTAVDIGPPSYRCEPGIVSRRLLGGPVSRYALSWRDDPAVAALAPTVLGLYRERYRRRVAENNPAHYAYMAKNPLLYPGIDLPGETGFTPA from the coding sequence GTGACGCGGCTCGGGAGCAGCGCCGCCGAACTGGACTGGATCAACCTGCTCGTGTTCCGCGCGGTGGCGGAGGAGCTGTCGTTCACCCGCGCCGCGACCCGGCTGCGGATGTCGGTTTCGTCGGTGTCGCAACGCATCCGGCGGCTCGAGCGGTCCCTCGGCGCCCAGCTGCTCGACCGCGATTCGAAGTCGGTGGCGCTGACGGCGGCCGGCGACACGACACTCGCCGCCGTTCTCGAGATCGACGCGGTCTGGGCCTCGGCGCACCGGCGGCTGGCGGCACCGGCGGCCGCCGACCGGCCGGAGAGCTACACCGTCGGCACGTATCGCGCCGTGCACGAAGACATGGTGCCGTTGCTCAGTGCGGTGGCCGGTGACGTCCCCTGGCGCCTGCGCTACTACCGCGCCTGCGCGGACGGGTTCGCCGACCTGCGCCGCGGCGCTGTGGACTTCCTGGTCTGGGAAACCTGGTACGGCCCGCGGGTCCGGCCCCGGCTGGACCTGACCGGGTTCGGCTCGGCGGACATCGTCCGCGATCCGGTGTGGGCCATCTTCGGCGCGCACCACCCCCTCGCGGGGCAGCCGGTGGTCACCTGGGAGGAGCTGTGCCGGTACGACTGGCTGACGCCGATCGACGACCAGCGCGAACTGATGGTCCGGATCTTCGCCGATCTTTCCCCGGTGCGGCCGCGTCTGGTCCACGACGTCGACGACAGCGTGCACATGGCCGGCATCCACGCGTTCAGCACAGCGGTCGACATCGGGCCGCCGAGCTACCGCTGCGAGCCCGGCATCGTGTCGCGCCGGCTCCTCGGCGGCCCGGTGTCCCGCTATGCGCTGTCGTGGCGCGACGACCCGGCGGTGGCCGCCCTGGCGCCGACCGTGCTCGGTCTCTACCGCGAGCGGTACCGGCGGCGCGTGGCGGAGAACAACCCGGCGCACTACGCCTACATGGCGAAGAACCCGCTCTTGTACCCGGGAATCGACCTGCCCGGCGAAACAGGCTTTACGCCGGCGTAA
- a CDS encoding cyanophycinase, with protein sequence MARRLTVLAACMLLAVSGTAVAQASVTRFRAGSSTDVTRPDWSGPAFTMNGSGAVVDASMRRAVDTIRGGSGTLDVVVLAGSTPASGSRTPECDAVIRLAGVNSCTTWVLTRAADGDDSRVNADIRNAEFVYFAGGDQCRYAAWKGTALQASVRSVVAKGGGAGGGSAGTHITSSIVYNGCGASVDSRTALADPYSSDITFTTGMFAWPDYGDTINDSHFVTRDRMGRLMAFTARAVNDGLTSHGAAWGVGVEEGGSLFLDRTGLATLYGQDAYVVLADHRPERAVPGEPLTYRGFKIWRLRPGSTFDFHSRPTTGYYLRDVDRGTPDADLYTP encoded by the coding sequence ATGGCTCGTCGCCTCACCGTCTTGGCCGCTTGCATGCTGCTGGCCGTCTCCGGGACCGCCGTCGCGCAAGCTTCGGTCACGCGGTTCCGCGCCGGCAGCTCGACCGACGTCACCCGGCCGGACTGGTCCGGCCCGGCGTTCACGATGAACGGCTCCGGCGCGGTCGTCGACGCGAGCATGCGCAGAGCCGTCGACACCATCCGCGGCGGCAGCGGCACCCTCGACGTCGTGGTCCTCGCCGGTTCCACCCCGGCGAGCGGCAGCCGCACCCCCGAATGCGACGCCGTCATCCGGCTGGCCGGGGTGAACTCCTGCACCACCTGGGTGCTGACCCGGGCCGCCGACGGCGACGACAGCCGGGTCAACGCCGACATCCGCAACGCCGAGTTCGTCTACTTCGCCGGTGGTGACCAATGCCGTTACGCCGCTTGGAAAGGCACCGCCCTGCAAGCCTCCGTCCGGTCCGTGGTCGCCAAGGGCGGCGGTGCGGGCGGAGGGAGCGCCGGGACGCACATCACCAGCTCGATCGTCTACAACGGATGCGGCGCCAGTGTCGACAGCCGGACCGCGCTCGCTGACCCCTACTCCTCGGACATCACCTTCACCACGGGCATGTTCGCGTGGCCGGACTACGGCGACACGATCAACGACTCGCACTTCGTCACCCGTGACCGGATGGGCAGGCTGATGGCCTTCACCGCCCGGGCGGTGAACGACGGTCTCACCTCCCACGGTGCCGCGTGGGGTGTCGGTGTCGAAGAAGGCGGCTCCCTCTTCCTCGACCGCACCGGCCTGGCCACCCTGTACGGCCAGGACGCCTACGTCGTCCTGGCCGACCACCGGCCCGAGCGGGCCGTGCCCGGCGAACCGCTCACCTACCGCGGGTTCAAGATCTGGCGCCTGCGCCCTGGCTCGACGTTCGACTTCCACAGCCGTCCCACGACCGGCTACTACCTCCGCGACGTCGATCGGGGCACGCCGGACGCGGACCTGTACACCCCGTGA
- a CDS encoding carbohydrate ABC transporter permease has protein sequence MKYRAVFRYGGLVVILAYCLAPFYWMVVSALRRPTDQFSLTPFPVPVSVANFTAVFGVDVGFGRALLNSLVVAGVATVLTLLIGLSAAYCLARLRFRFKNAAAAIIIATSMFPGISLVVPLLKLFTDINWINTYQSMIVPSMALALPLAVWNLNAFFRQMPGELEEAAMIDGCTRLGAFRRVILPLAAPGVFTTAIITFVTAWNEFIIALSMVNDKSMQTATVAISRFTGAYSFDQPFGTQMAAGVVVTVPLVVLVLVFQRRIIAGLTAGGLK, from the coding sequence ATGAAGTACCGCGCCGTGTTCCGCTACGGCGGCTTGGTGGTCATCCTCGCCTACTGCCTGGCCCCGTTCTACTGGATGGTCGTCTCCGCGCTGCGGCGGCCGACCGACCAGTTCTCGCTGACGCCCTTCCCGGTTCCGGTGTCCGTGGCCAACTTCACGGCCGTGTTCGGGGTGGACGTCGGGTTCGGCCGGGCGTTGCTCAACAGCCTCGTGGTGGCCGGGGTCGCCACGGTCCTCACCCTGCTCATCGGGCTGTCGGCGGCCTACTGCCTGGCGCGGCTGCGGTTCCGGTTCAAGAACGCGGCCGCGGCGATCATCATCGCCACGTCGATGTTCCCGGGCATCTCGCTGGTCGTGCCCCTGCTCAAGCTGTTCACCGACATCAACTGGATCAACACCTACCAGTCGATGATCGTGCCGAGCATGGCACTCGCCCTGCCGCTGGCGGTGTGGAACCTCAACGCGTTCTTCCGGCAGATGCCCGGCGAACTCGAGGAAGCGGCCATGATCGACGGCTGCACCCGGCTCGGTGCGTTCCGCCGGGTCATCCTGCCGCTGGCCGCGCCCGGGGTGTTCACCACGGCGATCATCACCTTCGTGACCGCGTGGAACGAGTTCATCATCGCGCTGTCGATGGTGAACGACAAGTCGATGCAGACCGCGACCGTGGCGATCTCCCGCTTCACCGGCGCGTACAGCTTCGACCAGCCCTTCGGCACCCAGATGGCGGCGGGTGTCGTCGTCACCGTGCCGCTCGTCGTGCTCGTGCTCGTCTTCCAGCGCCGCATCATCGCCGGCCTCACCGCGGGCGGTCTCAAGTGA
- a CDS encoding LacI family DNA-binding transcriptional regulator, translating into MTLRQVAAHAGVSHQTVSNVLNAPERVDPATRSRVREAIEALGYRPNRTARSLATRQAGLIGYCLSRHSGHSLYMDAFLHALTAAVEASGRHLLLFTAPEGEAGLATYADLVAQQAVDAFVLSDTVGEDPRHAWLAGRGIRFASFGRTWPRHGRQAGSWVDVDGHAACAELVTRLHHAGHDRIGFIGWDSPDAGGAGSDRRDGWRSRCRDLGLPEPEARADSDSLEGAARAAAELLDDREPPTAIVAATDLLAVGVLGEVRRRGSRPGHDVWVTGFDDSLLATSVENGLTTVRQPTAEIATTLVGLLDAEPGAAEAGVLLPGQIVVRGSAPLGL; encoded by the coding sequence GTGACGCTGCGGCAGGTGGCGGCGCACGCCGGTGTGTCCCACCAGACCGTGTCGAACGTCCTCAACGCGCCCGAACGCGTCGACCCGGCCACGCGCAGCAGGGTGCGGGAGGCGATCGAGGCACTGGGCTACCGGCCGAACCGGACGGCGCGCAGCCTCGCCACCCGCCAGGCGGGGCTGATCGGGTACTGCCTGTCCCGCCACTCGGGGCACAGCCTGTACATGGACGCGTTCCTGCACGCCCTCACCGCGGCCGTCGAAGCGTCGGGGCGGCACCTGCTGCTGTTCACCGCGCCCGAGGGCGAGGCCGGGCTCGCGACCTACGCCGACCTCGTCGCCCAGCAGGCCGTCGACGCGTTCGTGCTGTCCGACACCGTCGGGGAGGATCCCCGGCACGCGTGGCTCGCGGGTCGCGGCATCCGGTTCGCCTCCTTCGGCCGGACCTGGCCGCGGCACGGGCGGCAGGCCGGGTCGTGGGTCGACGTGGACGGCCACGCGGCCTGCGCCGAGCTGGTGACGCGGCTGCACCACGCCGGGCACGACCGGATCGGCTTCATCGGCTGGGACAGTCCCGACGCGGGCGGAGCCGGCAGCGACCGGCGGGACGGCTGGCGGTCCCGGTGCCGGGACCTCGGCCTGCCGGAACCGGAAGCCCGCGCGGACTCCGACAGCCTGGAGGGTGCCGCGCGAGCGGCCGCGGAGTTGCTGGACGACCGGGAGCCGCCGACGGCGATCGTCGCCGCGACCGACCTGCTGGCCGTCGGGGTGCTGGGCGAGGTGCGCCGCCGCGGATCGCGGCCCGGCCACGACGTCTGGGTGACGGGCTTCGACGACTCGTTGCTGGCGACATCGGTGGAAAACGGCCTGACCACGGTTCGCCAGCCGACCGCCGAGATCGCGACGACGTTGGTCGGCCTGCTGGACGCCGAGCCCGGTGCCGCGGAAGCCGGTGTCCTGCTGCCCGGGCAGATCGTGGTCCGGGGCAGCGCCCCGCTGGGTTTGTGA